In a single window of the Helicobacter sp. MIT 99-5507 genome:
- the mltG gene encoding endolytic transglycosylase MltG: MSRNAILLYVFLNVVLFFFISIFYYLSLTSSYPSVINIPKGSITSIITHLQKNNLDINRLDSILLNFFGSPQSGWIEIHPTNNITYETSKGDFLYQLTNSKAALKEITLIPGETMYFFIENISSTLGLDKKELWEAYQEYTSYPDGVILPNTYKVPLDIGPRYLMSYLIEQSMKEHKRNAIKILGRYDEKQWFNYITIASIIQKEAASKEEMPLIAAVIYNRLKIKMPLQMDGSLNYGEYSHQKVTPHRIRNDKSVYNTYKNYGIPPYPVGSASMDAIIATIKPADVDYLFFVKNASGGHSFSNNYKTHIDNINQ, encoded by the coding sequence ATGAGTAGAAATGCTATTTTGTTATATGTTTTTCTTAATGTAGTTTTATTTTTTTTCATATCTATTTTCTATTATTTAAGTTTAACTTCATCATATCCAAGTGTAATCAATATACCAAAAGGTAGTATTACATCAATTATAACACATTTACAAAAAAATAATTTAGATATAAATAGATTAGATTCTATATTGCTTAATTTTTTTGGTAGCCCACAAAGTGGTTGGATAGAAATACACCCAACAAATAATATTACTTATGAAACATCAAAGGGTGATTTTTTATATCAGCTTACAAACTCAAAAGCTGCATTAAAAGAAATTACATTAATTCCTGGTGAAACAATGTATTTTTTTATAGAAAATATCAGCTCTACACTTGGATTAGATAAAAAAGAATTATGGGAAGCATATCAAGAATATACATCTTATCCAGATGGTGTAATACTTCCAAATACTTACAAAGTGCCTCTTGATATTGGTCCTAGATATTTGATGAGTTATCTAATAGAACAATCAATGAAAGAACATAAAAGAAATGCAATCAAGATTCTAGGAAGATATGATGAAAAACAATGGTTTAATTATATAACTATTGCTTCAATTATCCAAAAAGAAGCCGCAAGCAAAGAAGAAATGCCACTAATAGCTGCCGTGATATATAATAGATTAAAAATAAAAATGCCACTTCAAATGGATGGCTCGCTAAATTATGGAGAATATTCTCATCAAAAAGTTACACCGCATCGAATTAGAAATGATAAAAGTGTTTATAATACTTATAAAAACTATGGGATTCCACCATATCCAGTTGGAAGTGCTAGTATGGATGCAATCATAGCTACGATAAAACCAGCTGATGTTGATTATTTGTTTTTTGTGAAAAACGCATCTGGAGGGCATAGTTTCTCTAACAACTACAAAACTCATATAGATAATATCAATCAATAA
- a CDS encoding 4Fe-4S binding protein, with translation MSSLIAPPNVPVWVDYNRCKGCDICVEVCPSGTLAMKSNKSYVSGKIIEVINPNNCIGCNNCELSCPDFAIHVASKSEFKFAKLTQESKELAEKIKNNNYMML, from the coding sequence ATGAGTAGTTTAATAGCACCGCCTAATGTCCCTGTATGGGTTGATTATAATAGATGCAAAGGTTGTGATATTTGTGTAGAGGTTTGTCCAAGTGGAACACTTGCTATGAAATCTAATAAATCTTATGTAAGTGGAAAGATTATAGAAGTGATTAATCCTAATAATTGCATAGGTTGTAATAATTGTGAATTATCTTGTCCAGATTTTGCAATCCATGTAGCAAGTAAAAGTGAGTTTAAATTTGCCAAACTTACACAAGAGTCAAAAGAACTTGCAGAAAAAATAAAAAATAATAATTATATGATGTTATAA